A stretch of DNA from Bradyrhizobium algeriense:
TATCGGTGACAGGGTCCAGTGCGACCTCTCCCCCTAACTTCGCGCCGAGTGATGCCAGGGCGTCCAAGATATCTTGATCTCTACCGAAAACAGCTAACTCGCGGCCATTCGCCGCGATGGTCGCCTTGCAGTTTTTTTCCCTAAGCAACTCCCTGACGGCGACAGACGTCGTAGGTGTCGCGAGCGTCATTCGCCTGGCGCTGCGCGGCATCGCTTCGATGAGAAGGGCAGAATACCGCAAAACGGGGAAAGAACGCGCTTCCGCGGTCGGTAACTTCACGGGCACGAGCCGCGGCGTGGTGCGGCCGAGCATCACCCGATCGAGCAAGATCGTCGGAAGGTCGACCGTTTTGACTATGTCTGCGGTCAGTTCATCGAAGGTTGCGCACTCGACGATCGCAACGTCGACGCCTGCAAGCTGCGCCTTTTCTAAGAATTCAGCCGCTGCCGGCAACAGCCGCGAGGCCGAGGAGGCGACCCAATACAACCCGTTCGGAAACGGCGATTGACCGGCGAGTATGGAGTTCAACGCCTCCATGATCGAGGCATCGCGTCCGCTATACCCGACAAATACCACACCGAAGCGCTTTCCGGCTTCCACCAGCACGTGCCGCATTCGGATGTCCTGCTGCTCGAGCTCCGATCCCGTATTCTTGATGGCGACCGACTGGTAATCCCCATGCAGCTTTGCGACCAGCGGCCAGTCGGATTCGTTCAGGCAACGCATCGCGCGGTCGCAAGAGTCGATGGCAGCAACGGTCGGACGAACTTGGTCAGCGGCCGCCAAAATGGCATTTGCCGAAAGAGCGGATTCCTCAATCAGCGGGTCGAAATTTGTGGTGAAAACGCAATTGACCTTCCCGTTCGCGATGAGACTTCCGAGAACCTTGTGCCCGAAGCAGGGCGTGCCCTTAGAAATCGCGTCATCGATGTATTGCCGCCGATGCCGAGGCTGCGGGTAGACCGCTTCGAAGGCGACTGCATATTCGGTCGGGTCGCCATTTGGCGGCAGGATCGATGTTCGCTGGAAGAACATATCTATCCTTTCGATCCACACCGGATCGGCCGTGTCGATTTCTCGTTTCGAAAGGCCGTTATCGCGACAAAAGATCTGCGCCTTGAAATCGCGGATCATCGCGTAAGCGGTCGGAATTCCCGATGCGGCCGATGCACCGGCGCCGAGAAACCACGCCACCAGGTTTGGCCTGAGAGCGAAAGCTGTCGCGAACTGTGCGGCGGACATGGTCGGGATAGAGCTGATGATGTTATTCCTTCGACAAATATTGAGCAGGCAATATTTGGGGTTGGGTTAGTCCTGTAAAGTCGGTTATCTCGGCCGGCCCAGTCGGGGGTATTTCGGCTCATCCTGTTGTTTTGAAAGAAAAAATGGCGTTAGCAGCCCTCGACTTGGCGTTGCATGGCACAGTAGCGACTCTCCAACACGAGCAAAATAGCAGAAAAAGACCGTGAAGAACTTGCCTCGGTTTAGCACCGACTCGACGGAAAGCCGACACGGGCCGCATCACAAACAGCCAGTCCGGAAAACGAGACACCAAACCATTTGCTCGTCAACGAGCCATCACTGTCGATCCAGGGGATCGGCGGCAATTGCGGCAAGTAAGATGCATACGGCATCACTTTCGCAAGCGTCACTCTGCCCGGAAATTTTGCGAGGAAAGCCTTGTTCATTCCGCCGTCAAGCCCGCTGTAGATCGGCGCAGCCGGCAAATTGTCTTCAAGCAATTGCGCGTACAGGCGCTCGTCGGTGCGCTTTTTTTCCAGCGCCCGCCGCGCGATTTCCGGATTGACGACGAAGGGCGGACATTTTTCGATCGCGTTGAACACAAGCGGGTGCGGCGAATTTAGCGGAGGTTGCGCATCGAATACATAGCGGCGGTTGCACACATCCACCTTGGGTTCGCGCCCCGTCGCCTCGAAATGATCGTTGCCGACCTTGAGCATTTTCCAGAAGGTCATGTTCGGACTGTTTCGATGCTGCGCCAGGTTCGCCTGCGTCAGGCGGAATGGATAGGCCTGGACCTGGAACGACGGTCGGCCGCTGAGCGAGTCGCGCGCCAGCGAATAGATTTCGCTGATCTGTTCGTCGGTCATGGCATAGCAACCGCTCGACCAGCAGTCGCCGTGGATCATGAGGAAGCTGCCGTTGCGCTTGTTTGCCTTGTCGAAGCTGTTGGGGTAGCCGAGGTTGATCGAAAGATAGAAGTTGGAGTTGGGATTCATCAACTCGGGTGTAATTGTATAAAACCCTTCCGGAGCCTGTCGGTCGCCCTCGTACAACTTCGGCCCGAGATCGCCCGACCACCGGCAGATCGGATAGGTCTTGAGGATCTGGAAACGGCCGGCCGT
This window harbors:
- a CDS encoding SIR2 family protein; protein product: MSAAQFATAFALRPNLVAWFLGAGASAASGIPTAYAMIRDFKAQIFCRDNGLSKREIDTADPVWIERIDMFFQRTSILPPNGDPTEYAVAFEAVYPQPRHRRQYIDDAISKGTPCFGHKVLGSLIANGKVNCVFTTNFDPLIEESALSANAILAAADQVRPTVAAIDSCDRAMRCLNESDWPLVAKLHGDYQSVAIKNTGSELEQQDIRMRHVLVEAGKRFGVVFVGYSGRDASIMEALNSILAGQSPFPNGLYWVASSASRLLPAAAEFLEKAQLAGVDVAIVECATFDELTADIVKTVDLPTILLDRVMLGRTTPRLVPVKLPTAEARSFPVLRYSALLIEAMPRSARRMTLATPTTSVAVRELLREKNCKATIAANGRELAVFGRDQDILDALASLGAKLGGEVALDPVTDSWALGLLYDALVKGMARRRPLIPRYRRSGHSIVVAAPRDGEDPERARQNELVLKRLRDAYGSTLTGTVPKLGFPYQEGVFLKLDQVGGRWWCGFEPFTFVQVPKQTLRPSADPDDPSAVDPDPMGAPTDRGGDPVGDWRRERWAQRYNRNWAGIIDAWAQLLTNAGDKNKRAFGLEDGTGVDAVFEVAPVTGWSRPGNHHVYFDRTK
- a CDS encoding murein L,D-transpeptidase family protein; this translates as MIRAMVRRALVLAAAFAAALTPVTCLGESSKPLPAKATQELPAELLALLEQKKMPKYSPIVVRLFKEEAELEVWKQDTAGRFQILKTYPICRWSGDLGPKLYEGDRQAPEGFYTITPELMNPNSNFYLSINLGYPNSFDKANKRNGSFLMIHGDCWSSGCYAMTDEQISEIYSLARDSLSGRPSFQVQAYPFRLTQANLAQHRNSPNMTFWKMLKVGNDHFEATGREPKVDVCNRRYVFDAQPPLNSPHPLVFNAIEKCPPFVVNPEIARRALEKKRTDERLYAQLLEDNLPAAPIYSGLDGGMNKAFLAKFPGRVTLAKVMPYASYLPQLPPIPWIDSDGSLTSKWFGVSFSGLAVCDAARVGFPSSRC